The Halosimplex litoreum genome has a window encoding:
- the sucD gene encoding succinate--CoA ligase subunit alpha, producing MSVLVDEDSRVVVQGITGGEGKFHTEQMIEYGTNVVAGAVPGKGGQEVAGVPVYDTVAQAAEAEDADTSVVFVPPAFAGDACFEALDAPLDLVVAITEGIPTQDMARVKRAEEETDTHLVGPNCPGLITPGEAKLGILPGNIFEAGRVGLVSRSGTLTYQVVDSLTQRGIGQSTAIGIGGDPIIGTSFIEALSLFEDDPDTDAVVMCGEIGGEDEEQAAAFIDEHMSTPVAGFIAGRTAPPGKRMGHAGAIVSGSGTGTAQSKIDALESAGVPVGDTPEEVVDNVEDLL from the coding sequence CCGGCGGTGAGGGCAAGTTCCACACCGAACAGATGATCGAGTACGGGACGAACGTCGTCGCCGGCGCCGTCCCCGGCAAGGGCGGCCAGGAGGTCGCGGGCGTCCCCGTCTACGACACCGTCGCCCAGGCCGCCGAGGCCGAGGACGCCGACACGTCGGTCGTGTTCGTCCCGCCGGCGTTCGCCGGCGACGCCTGCTTCGAGGCGCTCGACGCCCCGCTCGACCTCGTCGTCGCCATCACCGAGGGCATCCCGACCCAAGACATGGCCCGCGTCAAGCGCGCCGAGGAAGAGACCGACACCCACCTGGTCGGCCCGAACTGCCCCGGCCTCATCACGCCGGGCGAGGCGAAACTGGGCATCCTCCCGGGCAACATCTTCGAGGCCGGCCGCGTCGGCCTCGTCTCCCGCTCGGGCACGCTGACCTACCAGGTCGTCGACAGCCTCACCCAGCGCGGCATCGGCCAGTCGACCGCCATCGGTATCGGCGGCGACCCGATCATCGGCACCTCGTTCATCGAAGCGCTCTCGCTGTTCGAGGACGACCCCGACACGGACGCGGTCGTCATGTGCGGCGAGATCGGCGGCGAGGACGAGGAGCAGGCCGCCGCGTTCATCGACGAGCACATGTCGACGCCGGTCGCCGGCTTCATCGCCGGCCGCACCGCCCCGCCGGGCAAGCGCATGGGCCACGCCGGCGCCATCGTCTCCGGCTCGGGCACCGGCACCGCCCAGTCGAAGATCGACGCGCTCGAATCCGCGGGCGTCCCCGTCGGCGACACCCCCGAGGAAGTCGTCGACAACGTCGAAGACCTGCTGTAA
- a CDS encoding DUF3891 family protein, producing the protein MIVAETAEGYQFVTQPDHAALAGQFADAWGNDDFDRPEPFDSLVLAAYAHDTGWRTYDRRPHLADGDPVDFREMPAEPWIALYDEGIDAVAEMDAYAGLLVSMHGAGLRNQRYGLSPSWPETPPEYREFVDREHRRQRRLLEGLLDSEGGGAREDGTASGAPDSSATGADRDLLRSLHADGGVPDGYDGRLWADYRRLQAWDALSLAFCLTDDPPGYDEIGAVPTSDPRGDTTLSVARVGAEAYTIDPYPFEASPLAVSVPVRTVAKPIGDESSLARAYYGSGPETRRFTLRRAEA; encoded by the coding sequence GTGATCGTCGCAGAGACGGCCGAGGGCTACCAGTTCGTCACGCAGCCGGACCACGCGGCCCTCGCGGGCCAGTTCGCCGACGCCTGGGGCAACGACGACTTCGACCGCCCCGAGCCGTTCGACTCGCTGGTTCTCGCGGCGTACGCCCACGACACGGGCTGGCGGACCTACGACCGCCGTCCGCACCTCGCCGACGGCGACCCGGTCGACTTTCGGGAGATGCCCGCCGAGCCGTGGATCGCCCTCTACGACGAGGGGATCGACGCCGTCGCCGAGATGGACGCCTACGCCGGCCTGCTCGTCTCGATGCACGGCGCGGGCCTGCGAAACCAGCGGTACGGGCTCTCCCCGTCGTGGCCCGAAACGCCCCCGGAGTATCGCGAGTTCGTCGACCGCGAGCACCGACGCCAGCGCCGACTGCTCGAGGGGCTCCTCGACAGTGAGGGCGGTGGCGCCCGCGAGGACGGAACGGCGAGCGGGGCTCCCGATTCGTCGGCGACCGGGGCCGATCGCGATCTCCTCCGATCGCTGCACGCCGACGGGGGAGTGCCGGACGGCTACGACGGGCGGCTGTGGGCGGACTACCGCCGGCTCCAGGCGTGGGACGCCCTCTCGCTTGCGTTCTGTCTCACGGACGACCCGCCCGGATACGACGAGATCGGAGCCGTCCCGACGAGCGACCCCCGCGGCGACACGACGCTGTCGGTCGCCCGAGTCGGCGCCGAAGCGTACACGATCGATCCCTATCCGTTCGAGGCGTCGCCGCTGGCCGTCAGTGTCCCCGTCCGGACAGTCGCGAAGCCGATCGGCGACGAATCGTCGCTCGCACGCGCCTACTACGGGTCGGGCCCCGAAACCAGACGGTTCACTCTCCGGCGAGCCGAAGCGTGA
- a CDS encoding hybrid sensor histidine kinase/response regulator — translation MGRDVRVLHVDDDEDLAAVASDYLELESDRLSVATVSDPERALDRIGSESFDCVVSDYQMPGMCGFQLLEAVRAEYPDLPFVLFTGKGSEEVASEAVSAGVTDYLQKEAGTEQYAVLANRIENAVAAARAERRAERQERITALVRDINRRLVEAETVAAVDRAVCEAFADSETYRFAWIGEPDPETGEIVTRAAAGGADEYLAEVTVRHDDTPRGRGPAGRAARSGEVQYAASVSDDETLDAWRTVAERHGVESVVTVPLSAEAGLHDVLAVYADTADAASETERAVLAELGDTVGEAQAAAETRRRLEGLHAVTRELVDAETKSEVARLTVDAVRDTLGYPNNLVRLLDEDADRLRPVAISEGAAVMLGDRPAYPVGEGTAGRAFADGETLVVDDVQAVDDGYDRKDARASMYVPIGEYGTLSIGDSAAGAFDDSDVSLAEIFAANAEAALDRVEQAQTRKRQNERLSAFTSVVSHDLRNPLSVLVGSLPLAEETGEDEHFQRCYRALDRMERLIDDLLRLAREGETVDAPAPVDLATIARDAWDTVDTAGAALSVETDATVVADGSRLRQLVENLVRNSVEHGGDAVTVTVGDRSDGDGFFVADDGPGIDEDDRERVFESGFSTSPAGTGFGLAIVAEIASAHGWSVSVTDSDAGGARFEVHGVDTRE, via the coding sequence ATGGGACGCGACGTGCGGGTGCTTCACGTCGACGACGACGAGGATTTGGCGGCGGTCGCGAGCGACTACCTCGAGCTGGAGAGCGACCGGCTCTCGGTGGCGACCGTCTCCGATCCGGAACGGGCGCTGGACCGGATCGGCTCGGAGTCGTTCGACTGCGTCGTCAGCGACTACCAGATGCCGGGGATGTGCGGCTTCCAGCTGCTGGAGGCGGTCAGGGCCGAGTACCCGGACCTGCCGTTCGTCCTCTTCACCGGCAAGGGGAGCGAAGAGGTGGCGAGCGAGGCGGTGTCGGCCGGCGTGACCGACTACCTCCAGAAGGAAGCCGGGACCGAGCAGTACGCGGTGCTCGCGAATCGCATCGAGAACGCCGTCGCCGCGGCACGGGCCGAACGGCGGGCCGAACGTCAGGAGCGAATCACCGCACTGGTCAGGGACATCAACCGGCGGCTGGTCGAGGCCGAGACCGTCGCGGCGGTCGACCGCGCGGTCTGCGAGGCGTTCGCCGACTCGGAGACCTACCGGTTCGCGTGGATCGGCGAGCCCGACCCGGAGACGGGCGAGATCGTCACGCGTGCCGCCGCGGGCGGCGCCGACGAGTACCTCGCGGAAGTGACGGTCCGCCACGACGACACGCCGCGTGGGCGGGGCCCGGCCGGACGAGCGGCTCGCTCGGGCGAAGTCCAGTACGCCGCGAGCGTCTCCGACGACGAGACGCTCGATGCCTGGCGGACTGTCGCCGAACGCCACGGAGTCGAGTCGGTGGTCACCGTCCCGCTGTCGGCGGAGGCCGGACTCCACGACGTGCTCGCCGTCTACGCGGACACGGCCGACGCGGCCAGCGAGACCGAGCGGGCGGTGCTCGCGGAGCTCGGCGACACCGTCGGCGAGGCCCAGGCGGCCGCCGAGACGCGCCGCCGGCTCGAGGGGCTGCACGCGGTGACCCGCGAGCTGGTCGACGCCGAGACGAAATCGGAGGTGGCGCGGCTGACCGTCGACGCCGTCCGCGACACGCTGGGCTACCCGAACAACCTCGTCAGACTGCTCGACGAGGACGCCGACCGGCTCAGGCCCGTCGCTATCTCGGAGGGCGCGGCGGTGATGCTCGGCGACCGGCCGGCCTACCCCGTCGGCGAGGGGACCGCCGGCCGCGCCTTCGCCGACGGCGAGACGCTCGTCGTCGACGACGTGCAAGCGGTCGACGACGGCTACGACCGCAAGGACGCCCGCGCGTCGATGTACGTCCCTATCGGGGAGTACGGGACACTCTCGATCGGCGACAGCGCAGCCGGCGCGTTCGACGACTCGGACGTGTCCCTCGCCGAGATATTCGCGGCCAACGCCGAGGCGGCGCTCGACCGCGTCGAGCAGGCCCAGACCCGCAAGCGACAGAACGAGCGGCTCTCGGCGTTCACCAGCGTCGTCTCACACGACCTGCGGAACCCGCTGTCGGTGCTCGTCGGGTCGCTCCCGCTCGCCGAGGAGACCGGCGAGGACGAGCACTTCCAGCGGTGTTACCGCGCGCTCGACCGGATGGAGCGACTCATCGACGACCTCCTCCGGCTGGCCCGCGAAGGGGAGACCGTCGACGCGCCGGCGCCCGTCGACCTCGCGACCATCGCACGCGACGCCTGGGACACCGTCGACACCGCCGGTGCCGCGCTCAGCGTCGAGACCGACGCGACTGTCGTCGCCGACGGCTCGCGGCTCCGGCAGCTCGTCGAGAACCTCGTCCGGAACTCGGTCGAACACGGTGGCGACGCGGTCACCGTCACCGTCGGCGACCGCTCCGACGGCGACGGTTTCTTCGTCGCCGACGACGGCCCCGGGATAGACGAGGACGACCGCGAGCGCGTCTTCGAGAGCGGCTTCTCGACCTCGCCGGCGGGCACCGGATTCGGGCTCGCGATCGTCGCCGAGATCGCGTCGGCCCACGGCTGGTCGGTCTCGGTGACCGATAGCGACGCCGGCGGCGCTCGATTCGAGGTCCACGGCGTCGACACTCGCGAGTGA
- a CDS encoding DUF6735 family protein — MGARTLVAVERDAGGYDLHRSQWGGECLDRLVDLVRADEAPPDLVDPEPFRSGASVDELLGSLDPREYEALVVADDRTEAYLVYRLGIETGREAATADDDAVAATGVDGVTAAETAALVPWPGEAGGERLRRFVRTAKEVLGDAVDAGLLSAPGATRYLAVRLARHPETPDCDGIVWIDGGDSRP, encoded by the coding sequence GTGGGAGCGCGCACGCTGGTCGCGGTCGAACGCGACGCCGGCGGGTACGACCTGCACCGCTCGCAGTGGGGCGGCGAGTGCCTCGACCGGTTGGTCGACCTCGTTCGGGCCGACGAGGCGCCTCCCGACCTCGTCGACCCGGAACCGTTCCGTTCGGGCGCGTCGGTCGACGAACTCCTCGGCTCGCTCGATCCCCGTGAGTACGAGGCGCTCGTCGTCGCCGACGACCGGACCGAGGCGTACCTGGTCTACCGGCTGGGCATCGAGACCGGTCGGGAGGCCGCGACCGCAGACGACGATGCGGTCGCCGCCACCGGCGTAGACGGCGTGACCGCTGCCGAGACGGCGGCGCTCGTTCCATGGCCGGGCGAGGCCGGAGGCGAGCGACTCCGTCGGTTCGTCCGGACTGCGAAGGAGGTGCTCGGCGACGCGGTCGACGCCGGCCTCCTGTCCGCCCCCGGGGCGACGCGATATCTCGCCGTCCGGCTCGCTCGCCACCCCGAGACACCCGACTGCGACGGGATCGTCTGGATCGATGGAGGTGACTCGCGACCCTGA
- the nucS gene encoding endonuclease NucS, which yields MTAVEDGLRLETHQRPSHETARDLVAKAVDTGALVTVVGRCTVDYQGRASSTLGPGERLVMLKPDGAALVHTDEGQQPVNWQPPDCDHETRLDEGHLVVESHRETPAEHLRVDFEAVLEVSAYGLTDERDLSLSGTEEDLRQRVLDEPSLIEEGFVPLATERGTPAGAVDIYGEDADERAVAVELKRRRVGPDAVGQLGRYVDALERDLHADREVRGILVAPSVTDRAGRLLAERGLEFVPLTPTGGPDTDG from the coding sequence GTGACTGCCGTCGAGGACGGACTCCGACTGGAGACACACCAGCGCCCGAGCCACGAGACCGCACGGGACCTCGTGGCGAAAGCCGTCGATACCGGCGCGCTCGTGACCGTCGTCGGCCGCTGTACCGTCGACTACCAGGGCCGCGCGTCGAGCACGCTGGGCCCCGGCGAGCGACTGGTGATGCTCAAGCCCGACGGCGCCGCCCTGGTCCACACCGACGAGGGCCAGCAGCCGGTCAACTGGCAACCCCCCGACTGCGACCACGAGACCCGCCTGGACGAGGGCCACCTCGTCGTCGAGAGCCACCGCGAGACGCCGGCGGAACACCTCCGCGTCGACTTCGAGGCGGTGCTGGAGGTGTCGGCCTACGGGCTGACCGACGAACGAGACCTCTCGCTGTCGGGCACCGAGGAGGACCTCCGTCAGCGAGTCTTGGACGAGCCGTCCCTGATCGAGGAGGGGTTCGTGCCGCTGGCGACCGAGCGCGGGACCCCCGCCGGTGCGGTCGACATCTACGGTGAAGACGCCGACGAACGGGCCGTGGCCGTCGAACTCAAGCGACGACGCGTCGGTCCCGACGCCGTAGGCCAGCTCGGCCGGTACGTCGACGCGCTGGAGCGGGACCTGCACGCCGACCGCGAGGTGCGGGGCATCCTCGTCGCGCCGTCGGTCACCGACCGCGCCGGTCGGTTGCTCGCCGAGCGCGGGCTGGAGTTCGTGCCGCTGACGCCCACTGGCGGGCCGGACACCGACGGCTGA
- the mutS gene encoding DNA mismatch repair protein MutS: MDAALGAPAKMAEREDDLTPMMAQYFELCREYDDSLVLFQVGDFYEAFCEAAERVARICEITLTKREDSTGEYAMSGIPIDNAESYIERLLEAGYRVAVADQVEDPDEVSGVVDRAVTRVVTPGTLTEDELLRSADNNYVACLTADGPGGDASTRDTRRAGGGAGAGGDEDGPYGLALLDVSTGDCYATGADRLDSIADELGRFAPAEAIVGPDAPADVFDGDCMVSPYERTAFDAERARERVEAYFGDLGLADEAEVRACGALLAYAEYTRGGNPDAGDVGDDSTAEVAGPGSTANDGGADDTDGAANAATTLDYINTLTRYDPREYMLLDRVALESLELFDRRAVHGDRALTLVDALDETACALGRRKLDDWLRRPLLDEDRIAARHDAVAELTGDVTLREALHDLLDDVYDIERLISRVARGRATARDLRSLHDTLAVVPDVEAALADADSATLVELREHLDPLADVRELVDEAIRSDPDADLTEGGIVEPEFDEELAALRSTEREGKAWIDDLEAGERERTGIDSLKVGHTSVHGYYIEVTDSNLDAVPDDYQRRQTLKNSERFVTPELREREDEIIRAEGRADDLEYELFCEVRREVAEESERVQALADRLARLDVFVSFASVAAKFDYTRPAVGAEEFAVEAGRHPVVERTEERFVPNDAHFDDEHFFAVVTGPNMSGKSTYMRQVALTSVLAQAGSFVPAAEARLPVVDRVFTRVGASDDIAGGRSTFMVEMTELADILTNATEDSLVLLDEVGRGTSTADGLAIARAVTEHVHDEVGATTLFATHHHELTAIADELSGVFNLHFETDRVEDEVTFEHEVAPGAAAASYGIEVAKLAGVPTEVVERSRELLEESDSGDRGEPAVDATGHDRDGNVRVSSTADGSGAGGAGSGPASDLERKLAALDVATMTPLEAMNALAELKESLDE, from the coding sequence ATGGACGCGGCACTGGGTGCGCCGGCGAAGATGGCCGAGCGGGAAGACGACCTGACGCCGATGATGGCCCAGTACTTCGAACTCTGCCGTGAGTACGACGACTCGCTGGTGCTGTTTCAGGTGGGCGATTTCTACGAGGCATTCTGCGAGGCGGCCGAGCGAGTGGCTCGCATCTGCGAGATCACGCTGACCAAACGGGAGGACTCGACGGGGGAGTACGCGATGTCGGGTATCCCGATCGACAACGCCGAGTCGTACATCGAGCGGCTGCTGGAGGCGGGGTATCGGGTAGCTGTCGCCGACCAGGTCGAGGACCCCGACGAGGTCAGCGGCGTCGTCGACCGGGCGGTCACCCGGGTCGTGACGCCGGGGACGCTCACCGAGGACGAACTCCTGCGCAGCGCCGACAACAACTACGTCGCCTGTCTCACGGCGGACGGTCCCGGTGGCGACGCGTCGACGCGGGACACGCGCCGAGCGGGGGGCGGCGCGGGCGCCGGCGGCGACGAGGACGGCCCCTACGGACTCGCCCTGCTGGACGTGTCGACGGGTGATTGCTACGCGACCGGTGCCGACCGACTGGACTCCATCGCGGACGAACTCGGGCGGTTCGCGCCGGCGGAGGCCATCGTCGGTCCCGACGCGCCCGCCGACGTGTTCGACGGTGACTGCATGGTCTCGCCCTACGAGCGGACGGCCTTCGACGCGGAGCGAGCCCGAGAGCGCGTCGAAGCGTACTTCGGCGACCTCGGGCTGGCCGACGAGGCGGAGGTCCGGGCCTGCGGTGCGCTGCTGGCCTACGCCGAGTACACCCGCGGCGGCAACCCCGACGCCGGCGACGTCGGTGACGACTCGACGGCCGAAGTGGCCGGCCCGGGTTCGACCGCGAACGACGGGGGGGCCGACGACACCGACGGTGCCGCGAACGCTGCCACCACGCTCGACTACATCAACACCCTCACCCGGTACGACCCGCGGGAGTACATGCTGCTCGACCGCGTCGCGCTGGAGAGCCTCGAACTGTTCGACCGCCGGGCGGTCCACGGCGACCGGGCGCTCACACTCGTCGACGCGCTGGACGAGACGGCCTGTGCGCTCGGCCGCCGGAAGCTCGACGACTGGCTGCGCCGGCCGCTGCTCGACGAGGACCGCATCGCCGCCCGCCACGACGCCGTCGCCGAGCTGACCGGCGACGTGACGCTGCGGGAGGCCCTCCACGACCTGCTCGACGACGTGTACGACATCGAGCGGCTCATCTCGCGGGTCGCTCGCGGCCGCGCAACCGCGCGGGACCTGCGCTCGCTGCACGACACCCTCGCCGTGGTCCCCGACGTGGAAGCCGCACTGGCCGACGCCGACTCGGCGACGCTGGTCGAACTACGCGAACACCTCGACCCCCTCGCGGACGTGCGCGAGCTGGTCGACGAGGCCATTCGGAGCGACCCCGACGCCGACCTCACCGAGGGCGGCATCGTCGAGCCCGAGTTCGACGAGGAACTCGCCGCGTTGCGGTCCACGGAGCGGGAGGGCAAGGCGTGGATCGACGACCTCGAAGCGGGCGAACGGGAGCGGACGGGCATCGACTCGCTGAAGGTCGGCCACACTTCGGTCCACGGCTACTACATCGAGGTGACCGACTCGAACCTCGACGCCGTGCCCGACGACTACCAGCGCCGCCAGACGCTGAAGAACTCCGAGCGGTTCGTAACCCCGGAACTCAGGGAGCGCGAAGACGAGATCATCCGCGCGGAGGGACGGGCCGACGACCTCGAATACGAGCTGTTCTGTGAGGTCCGGCGCGAGGTGGCCGAGGAGTCCGAACGCGTACAGGCGCTCGCCGACCGGCTCGCGCGGCTGGACGTGTTCGTCTCGTTCGCGAGCGTGGCCGCGAAGTTCGACTACACCCGGCCCGCCGTCGGCGCCGAGGAGTTCGCGGTCGAAGCGGGCCGCCATCCCGTCGTCGAGCGCACCGAAGAGCGGTTCGTTCCCAACGACGCCCACTTCGACGACGAACACTTCTTCGCCGTCGTCACCGGCCCGAACATGAGCGGCAAGTCGACGTACATGCGCCAGGTCGCGCTCACGTCCGTGCTCGCCCAGGCCGGCAGTTTCGTCCCCGCCGCCGAGGCGCGCCTGCCGGTCGTCGACCGCGTGTTCACCCGCGTCGGCGCCAGCGACGACATCGCCGGCGGCCGCTCGACGTTCATGGTCGAGATGACCGAACTCGCCGACATCCTCACCAACGCGACCGAGGACTCGCTGGTCCTGCTGGACGAGGTGGGTCGCGGCACCAGCACCGCCGACGGGCTCGCCATCGCCCGCGCGGTGACCGAGCACGTCCACGACGAAGTGGGCGCGACGACGCTGTTCGCCACGCATCACCACGAGCTGACCGCCATCGCCGACGAGCTGTCGGGCGTGTTCAACCTCCACTTCGAGACAGACCGCGTCGAAGACGAGGTGACCTTCGAGCACGAGGTCGCGCCCGGGGCCGCCGCCGCGTCGTACGGTATCGAGGTTGCGAAGCTGGCCGGCGTCCCCACCGAGGTGGTCGAGCGCTCCCGGGAGCTGCTCGAGGAGAGCGATTCCGGCGACCGCGGTGAACCCGCAGTCGACGCCACCGGTCACGACCGCGACGGGAACGTCCGGGTGAGCAGCACGGCCGACGGGAGCGGAGCCGGCGGAGCCGGAAGCGGCCCGGCCTCGGACCTCGAGCGGAAGCTTGCGGCGCTCGACGTGGCGACGATGACGCCACTGGAGGCGATGAACGCCCTCGCCGAGCTGAAGGAGTCGCTCGACGAGTAG
- the proS gene encoding proline--tRNA ligase, producing the protein MSGEQELGITESKEHSTGEWYAEVVQKAELADYAPMGGFIVTRPRGYAVWERIQDHLDGWFKDTGVDNAYFPMFIPESFLEREKDIVEGFDPEVAWVTHGGYDELEERLAVRPTSESIITPFIADWVRSHRDLPMRLNQWCSVVRWEATETKPFFRTKEFLWQEGHTAHRDEDGAWDETMTRLDQYERLYEDVMAMPALKGRKPEHDKFPGAHTTTTIETLMPDGKSVQAATSHYLGTSFAEAFDITYADEDEEEQTAHTTSWGLSWRSMGALIMLHSDDQGLVLPPTLAPTQVVIVPIWQEDNKEVVVEYAADAAAELDEAGIRVNLDDRDNRNPGFKYNEWELKGVPLRIEVGPNEVDDEELTLVHRPDGETSVEDRADVADTVEEHLDTVYAKLYASAEETLEGEIREADSREEILGTIGQHGGYVKTGWCGDEDCEDPIKDALAAEIVMVPLDREEEPLHDECAICGEDAQDTAYWAKTY; encoded by the coding sequence ATGAGTGGCGAGCAGGAACTCGGCATCACCGAGAGCAAGGAGCATTCGACGGGCGAGTGGTACGCGGAAGTCGTCCAGAAGGCGGAGCTGGCCGACTACGCACCCATGGGCGGGTTCATCGTTACTCGCCCCCGCGGGTACGCGGTCTGGGAGCGCATCCAGGACCACCTCGACGGCTGGTTCAAGGACACCGGCGTCGACAACGCCTACTTCCCGATGTTCATCCCCGAGAGCTTCCTCGAACGGGAGAAAGACATCGTCGAAGGGTTCGACCCCGAGGTCGCGTGGGTGACCCACGGCGGCTACGACGAACTCGAAGAGCGCCTGGCCGTCCGTCCCACGAGCGAGTCCATCATCACCCCCTTCATCGCCGACTGGGTGCGCAGCCATCGCGACCTGCCCATGCGGCTCAACCAGTGGTGCTCGGTCGTCCGGTGGGAGGCCACCGAGACCAAGCCCTTCTTCCGAACCAAGGAGTTCCTCTGGCAGGAGGGCCACACCGCCCACCGCGACGAGGACGGCGCGTGGGACGAGACGATGACCCGTCTCGACCAGTACGAACGCCTGTACGAGGACGTGATGGCCATGCCCGCGCTGAAGGGTCGCAAGCCCGAACACGACAAGTTCCCCGGCGCCCACACCACCACGACCATCGAGACGCTCATGCCCGACGGCAAAAGCGTCCAGGCCGCCACCTCCCACTACCTCGGCACGAGCTTCGCCGAGGCCTTCGACATCACCTACGCCGACGAGGACGAGGAGGAGCAGACGGCTCACACCACCTCGTGGGGTCTCTCCTGGCGCTCGATGGGCGCGCTCATCATGCTCCACTCCGACGACCAGGGGCTCGTGCTCCCGCCCACGCTCGCGCCCACGCAGGTCGTCATCGTCCCCATCTGGCAGGAGGACAACAAGGAGGTGGTCGTCGAGTACGCCGCCGACGCCGCCGCCGAACTCGACGAGGCCGGTATCCGCGTGAACCTCGACGACCGCGACAACCGCAACCCCGGCTTCAAGTACAACGAGTGGGAGCTGAAGGGCGTCCCGCTGCGTATCGAAGTCGGCCCCAACGAGGTCGACGACGAGGAGCTCACGCTCGTCCACCGCCCCGACGGCGAGACCAGCGTCGAGGACCGCGCCGACGTCGCCGATACGGTCGAGGAACACCTCGACACCGTCTACGCCAAGCTCTACGCCAGCGCCGAGGAGACGCTGGAGGGCGAGATCCGCGAGGCCGACTCCCGCGAGGAGATCCTCGGCACCATCGGCCAGCACGGCGGCTACGTCAAGACCGGCTGGTGCGGCGACGAGGACTGCGAGGACCCGATCAAGGACGCCCTCGCAGCCGAGATCGTCATGGTCCCCCTCGACCGCGAGGAGGAGCCGCTCCACGACGAGTGTGCCATCTGCGGCGAGGACGCCCAGGACACCGCCTACTGGGCGAAGACTTACTAA
- the pdhA gene encoding pyruvate dehydrogenase (acetyl-transferring) E1 component subunit alpha: MSTIRDTDLIRTNDYAEDSGEVRVLDPDGRLLPGATEPDLSDDALVTMYEAMKTARRFDERAVSWQRQGRLATYAPMSGQEAGQVASTLALAADDWVFPTYREHAVRLVAGFDLPEILRGLMGAELPSGSAGGPTVAPEAIPIATQLPHATGAAMAARHRGDESVALSHFGDGATSEGDFHEALNVAGVFDAPAIYLCHNNQWAISVPRHRQTASATLAGKADAYGFEGIRVDGMDPLAVYSVVRYAREKALDPDAEDLRPTLIESVEYRYGAHTTADDPDVYRDGEEVEYWRERDPIDRLETFLVETGRLDEAAVESIDSRVEERVAEAIEAAEATAAPDPDELFADVYEEVPDQLARQRETLRRLRERHGDALVRE, encoded by the coding sequence ATGAGCACGATACGAGACACGGATCTGATACGGACGAACGACTACGCCGAAGACAGCGGCGAAGTACGGGTCTTAGACCCCGACGGCCGCCTCCTGCCGGGCGCGACCGAACCCGACCTCTCGGACGATGCATTGGTGACGATGTACGAGGCCATGAAGACGGCCCGGCGGTTCGACGAGCGGGCGGTGAGCTGGCAGCGCCAGGGCCGGCTGGCGACCTACGCGCCGATGAGCGGCCAGGAGGCCGGCCAGGTCGCGAGCACGCTCGCGCTCGCCGCCGACGACTGGGTGTTCCCCACCTATCGTGAGCACGCGGTCCGCCTCGTGGCGGGGTTCGACCTGCCCGAGATCCTTCGCGGGCTGATGGGCGCGGAGCTCCCCTCGGGCTCGGCGGGCGGGCCGACCGTCGCACCCGAAGCCATCCCCATCGCGACCCAGCTCCCCCACGCGACCGGCGCGGCGATGGCCGCCCGCCACCGCGGCGACGAGTCGGTCGCGCTCTCGCACTTCGGCGACGGCGCCACGTCGGAGGGTGACTTCCACGAGGCGCTCAACGTCGCGGGCGTGTTCGACGCGCCCGCGATCTATCTGTGTCACAACAATCAGTGGGCGATCTCCGTCCCGCGCCACCGCCAGACGGCGAGCGCGACCCTCGCGGGGAAGGCCGACGCCTACGGCTTCGAGGGGATCCGCGTCGACGGGATGGACCCGCTGGCAGTGTATTCGGTCGTCCGCTACGCCCGCGAGAAAGCGCTCGACCCGGACGCCGAGGACCTGCGACCGACGTTGATCGAGTCCGTCGAGTACCGCTACGGCGCCCATACGACCGCCGACGACCCCGACGTGTATCGCGACGGCGAGGAAGTCGAGTACTGGCGCGAACGTGACCCGATCGACCGCCTGGAGACGTTCCTCGTCGAGACCGGCCGGCTCGACGAGGCGGCGGTCGAGTCGATCGACTCGCGAGTCGAGGAGCGAGTCGCCGAGGCCATCGAAGCGGCGGAGGCGACGGCCGCGCCCGACCCCGACGAGCTGTTCGCGGACGTGTACGAGGAGGTGCCCGACCAGCTCGCCCGTCAACGCGAGACACTCCGGCGGCTGCGCGAACGTCACGGCGACGCGCTGGTGCGGGAGTGA